One Candidatus Acidiferrales bacterium genomic region harbors:
- a CDS encoding UpxY family transcription antiterminator, whose translation MAATTLSPLQMKDANLGQANALTDLRWYAIYTSANHEKKVASQLENRGLISFLPLHEAIHIWRDRKVRLQLPLFPGYVFVRISLRDRLCVLRVPGVARLVGFGDRPVALPEQEIDILRGGLVRGMNAQPHLYLTVGRHVRVIRGPLAGLEGVLLRRKGAYRLILSIDLIMKSIVVDIDAADVRALNINIEKGRQEAVGANVLRFA comes from the coding sequence ATGGCTGCAACAACTTTGAGCCCACTTCAGATGAAAGACGCAAACTTGGGACAGGCAAACGCGCTGACTGATCTGCGCTGGTACGCGATTTACACGTCAGCGAATCATGAAAAAAAAGTCGCCTCGCAACTGGAAAACCGCGGGCTGATAAGCTTTCTTCCCCTCCATGAGGCCATCCACATATGGAGGGACCGGAAGGTACGTCTGCAGTTGCCGCTATTTCCCGGCTACGTTTTTGTGCGCATTTCCCTGCGAGATCGACTTTGTGTCTTGCGAGTGCCCGGAGTTGCGAGGCTCGTGGGGTTTGGAGACAGGCCCGTAGCTCTGCCAGAGCAAGAGATTGACATCTTGCGCGGCGGTCTTGTACGGGGAATGAATGCTCAGCCTCATCTTTATCTGACCGTTGGACGACACGTGAGAGTTATTCGCGGGCCTCTTGCGGGGCTGGAAGGCGTTCTCCTGCGAAGAAAAGGCGCCTATCGGCTGATTTTGTCCATTGATCTGATAATGAAATCAATCGTTGTTGATATCGATGCCGCTGATGTTCGAGCGTTGAATATCAATATCGAAAAAGGAAGACAAGAAGCTGTCGGCGCGAACGTTCTGAGGTTCGCTTGA
- a CDS encoding polysaccharide biosynthesis tyrosine autokinase gives MSIGEGVIEPQQIQLFGSGSSKGGLRMQDLPGTLGYVREGNAENLRAYLGVASRRRWTILFALLAIFLFVLAVTLKEKPLYEAKTLVEVEQEDPNIATVQNLFQVENTSDDYLETQYKILQSDSLAQDVVKKLRLDQTSEFNPGKAISAIRDGKRVAVLPTDSGHEQKVLQRFEERLNVMPIQRSRLVRVTFDAYEPQLAAKVLNTLTDSYIEQNFQNHWEATQRASTWLTGQIGELKTKLEASEDALQQYAQANDLLYLENNTGTTENIVDERLRQLQDELTQAQADRFAKESLYKLALGNDDRSLPGVFDNKMTQDLTSQLGDLERQQAALAAAFKPGYPQMKALQNEIDRTKQLLTQGRDQAIRHIANEYFAAVHREALVRAAFEGQQKEAAVIAEKSVQYNILKRDADINKQLYEGFLQRLKEAEVSAGLNASNIRVVDSAAPPTSAVKPRVAMNLALGLLLGLGTGVTLAFLKEHLDNTLKSPDDLEHFLRTPALAAIPRSLLRKKNGQKRVLPEPTFTAQALGGTSVSRTKSGNGQVLIDTRLMVQSELCEAFRGLRTSVLLSSARRPPRSLAFVSADSEEGKTTVCSNLGISLAQIGKRVLIIDADMRRPSIHEFFNLGNSAGLANYLTSGESWRKFIQPTRERGLECLVSGPEPANPSEILLPDRMQALLCEAMMDYSFVLVDTPPLLNATDGRILATIVEGTVMVVKGGATPREVVQRTLASLSDAGASLIGAVLNDFDARRASSHYRRHSRAREQYANERYRASA, from the coding sequence TTGTCTATAGGTGAAGGTGTGATCGAACCGCAGCAAATTCAATTGTTCGGATCAGGCTCGTCGAAGGGCGGATTGCGGATGCAGGATCTGCCGGGAACGCTGGGATACGTGCGCGAGGGGAACGCAGAGAATTTGCGAGCTTATCTCGGAGTGGCATCGAGACGACGATGGACGATTTTGTTTGCATTGCTTGCGATTTTCCTTTTCGTGCTGGCTGTGACTTTGAAAGAGAAGCCTTTGTATGAGGCGAAGACCCTGGTGGAGGTCGAGCAAGAGGATCCCAACATAGCCACTGTTCAAAATCTTTTTCAGGTTGAAAACACCAGCGACGATTATCTGGAAACGCAGTACAAGATTTTACAAAGCGATAGCCTGGCTCAAGACGTGGTTAAGAAGTTGCGGCTCGACCAGACATCCGAATTCAATCCCGGCAAAGCGATTTCAGCAATACGAGATGGAAAGCGCGTAGCAGTGCTGCCTACCGATAGCGGACATGAGCAGAAAGTGCTGCAACGATTTGAAGAAAGGCTCAACGTCATGCCGATCCAGCGGAGCCGCCTGGTTCGCGTTACTTTTGACGCCTACGAACCGCAACTGGCGGCAAAGGTGTTGAACACTCTGACGGACAGTTATATTGAGCAGAATTTTCAAAATCATTGGGAGGCCACTCAGCGGGCTTCTACGTGGCTCACCGGCCAAATCGGCGAATTGAAGACCAAGCTGGAGGCATCCGAGGACGCGCTACAACAATATGCGCAGGCGAACGATCTGCTTTATCTCGAAAACAACACGGGAACAACGGAAAACATTGTCGACGAAAGATTGCGCCAGTTGCAGGACGAACTTACGCAGGCGCAGGCAGACAGATTCGCGAAAGAATCGCTCTACAAGCTGGCACTGGGCAACGACGACCGCTCCCTACCGGGGGTCTTCGACAACAAAATGACGCAGGACCTGACGAGCCAGCTTGGCGACTTGGAGCGACAACAGGCGGCGCTGGCCGCAGCGTTCAAGCCCGGTTATCCACAGATGAAAGCGCTACAGAACGAGATCGATCGAACGAAGCAACTCCTCACCCAGGGACGAGATCAGGCAATCCGGCATATTGCCAACGAATACTTTGCAGCGGTTCATCGCGAGGCGCTGGTGAGAGCAGCGTTCGAGGGGCAACAAAAAGAAGCGGCCGTCATCGCCGAAAAATCGGTGCAATACAACATTTTGAAACGCGATGCCGACATCAATAAACAGCTCTATGAGGGATTTTTGCAGCGACTTAAGGAGGCGGAAGTTTCCGCAGGGCTAAACGCGAGCAACATTCGCGTTGTGGACAGCGCCGCGCCGCCAACGAGCGCTGTAAAACCACGAGTGGCCATGAATCTCGCGCTAGGATTGCTGCTCGGGCTGGGAACGGGAGTAACGCTTGCGTTCTTGAAGGAACATCTGGACAACACTCTCAAATCGCCAGACGATTTGGAACATTTCCTTCGCACACCTGCCCTTGCGGCTATACCGCGGTCATTGCTTCGGAAAAAGAATGGACAAAAACGGGTGCTTCCAGAGCCGACTTTCACCGCGCAGGCGCTTGGCGGAACAAGCGTATCTCGCACGAAGTCCGGCAATGGCCAAGTTCTCATCGATACTCGGTTAATGGTGCAATCGGAGCTGTGCGAAGCGTTTCGCGGACTGCGTACCTCGGTCTTGCTTTCGAGCGCGCGACGGCCACCCCGCTCTCTGGCATTTGTGAGCGCCGATTCTGAGGAGGGGAAGACGACCGTCTGCAGCAATCTGGGGATTTCGCTGGCGCAAATCGGCAAACGAGTGCTGATCATTGATGCGGACATGCGCCGGCCAAGCATTCACGAGTTTTTCAATCTGGGAAATTCCGCAGGGCTCGCGAACTATCTTACTTCCGGAGAATCCTGGCGCAAGTTCATTCAGCCAACGCGCGAAAGAGGGCTTGAGTGTCTTGTGAGCGGCCCGGAGCCAGCAAATCCTAGCGAAATTCTTCTGCCAGACCGAATGCAGGCTCTCCTATGCGAAGCGATGATGGACTACAGCTTCGTGCTGGTGGACACCCCGCCACTGCTCAATGCCACCGATGGGAGGATTCTGGCGACGATTGTCGAGGGAACGGTAATGGTCGTTAAAGGAGGGGCTACACCGCGTGAGGTTGTGCAGCGTACGCTCGCTTCTTTGTCCGATGCAGGAGCAAGCCTAATAGGAGCTGTCTTGAACGATTTTGATGCTCGCAGAGCCAGCTCGCATTACCGTCGGCACTCCAGAGCGCGCGAGCAGTATGCGAATGAACGCTACAGAGCGAGTGCGTAG